The Arvicola amphibius chromosome 6, mArvAmp1.2, whole genome shotgun sequence DNA window GTGATTTGTGAAAGGTGGTGGTtcctgctttaatcccagcacttgggaggcagagacaggtggagctcttgACTTCGgtgtctacatagagagttcaggacagccaaggctacacagacaaaccctgttttgaaaagccaaaataaatacatacatacatacgtatatacatacatacatacatacatacatacataaatagatacataaatgatagatagatagatagatagatggaaaagaagtggggtggggtgggggagctgtGCTGGAAGCCAGGCCTCGgtgtctgcttcctttctccagaaGTGTTTCTCCCTGGCATCATCAGTAGAACTGAAGAGAattggatgggggggggggggggggggggggggggtggaaccGGGACGACATTTCGTTAGCGTTTAAATGCTTGTGGCTCCATTTAATGACCTCTCTGCCTGTGCAGTCATCTCAAATGCTTACCCATACTGCAGGACTGTTGTGACCTGTATTCATTTGCAGATGGGGTGGTGTGTACCTGTAGGACAACTTACAGTAGCAagtacccactgaatcatcttaaCAGCTCAGAAGCAGTTCTTTGGGAAGCTAGGATATAACTAATGAACGTGGAATCGGATTGGGTGAATTAAGGTgtagaactttttttaaaaaaagaactggagccgggcggtggtggcgcacgcctttaatcccagcacttgggaggcaggggcaggcggatctctgtgagttcgaggccagcctggtctacaagagctaggtccaggacaggctctaaaaaagctgcagaggaaccctgtctcgaaaaaccaaaaaaaaaaaaaagaactggaccACATGCCACTGTCACTGTTTAGTGGCAGCTTGATGCATCCTATACTGGTGAGGGGCAGACCTTCCCATGTCCTGGATGTGCAGGCTGTTCTCCAGAGGGGCGTTTGACACTCCAGAGCAGAACTATTGCTAATTCTGACAGAGCTTCCATCACACCTGCCTTGTAGAGTGAAGAAAGTGTCAGGTGTTTGCCCCTGCATACAGGATGGGAGCAGGCTAGAGTTCCTGGCCCCATGTTCAGTCTGCTAGGTCCCTCTATAATatctttttgttggttggttggtttgggtgttttgttttgttttagaacgGGATTtgtctacacagccctggcttgTCCTGAAATtggcagagacctgcctgcccctgcctcgtGAGTACTAggataacaattatatttttaattgttataatgGGAAAACTCACGCCACAAGAATGGGAAGCCCGACTTCCTCTGTCCGGCGGGAAGCGAGAGAGTGTTCACCTGGtccctctctgtttttcttcctgggctccaggtagccatgcCTTAACTAAGTGTAATTAGTTAACAGAGCTTCCCTATcacaccacacccagcctccGCTGTCATTTCTTTAGATAATAGCACTTTACTTTGAGCTCCCTAAATTGTGTTTACTTGATGGCTAGCAGGTGGGACTGAACACACCAGGCCTGTCATCAACCAGCAGTTAATACGTGTCCTTATAACCCTTTGACCTTTCAGCTTCAGCTAAAGGGAAgctattaaaagcaaaaaaaaaaaaaaaaaaaggcaggacagtggcctttaatcccagcacttgggaagcagaggcaggtggctctgtgagttcaaggccagcctggtctaaagaatgAGTTCAGGacactcagggctacacagagaaatcctgtctcgggaaacacacagaggaagggaggaaggaaagaagggaaaaagagagaaaggggctggagagatggctcagctgttaagggcactggctgctcttacagaggatctgagttcaattcccaatacccacatgacagctcacaactgtctgtgatccAGCTCAAAATGATTTAACAACCTCAtatagacataaatgcaggcaaaacatcaatgcacataaaataaaaatcatgaaaaggaagtaaaagaagaaaaaaatcagtcttggTAGCACACACCCAccatcccagtactgggaggtggaggtgagggggtCAGTAGGTCAAGTTCAGCTACAACGTGAGTATGAGTCCAACCTAGGCTACTTGAGACCCTTTCTTAGAAAACACATTTATGTGTCAAGATCATGGCTAATAATAAAGGCTATAGTGGTTGAACCTTATTTCCCCACCACTATGACTGAATACCTGaattttctctatgtaacccctGCTCGGGATTTTCTAGCTCCTAGCTTGTATTTATTTAGCAAAACTTGGTGGTgataatttgttttgttgtgggttttttttgggggggggaggtggggagggagggttcgagacagggtttctcagtagctatggagccagtcctggaactcactctgtagactaagttggcctcgaactcacagagatcatctgcttctgcctcctgagtactgagattaaaggtgtgcgccaccaccgcctggcctgttttttaagattttttttttatttgtgtgtttgagtgttttgcctgcatatataggtgtatatcacatgcatgcttggtgcctgaggaagtgagaggagagcatcagatacgctggaactggagttacagatggctgtgagctgagcTGCCACTTTAGTGCTGGGAACCGAGTTtgagtcctgtgcaagagcaacaagtgctcttagcgttgagccgtctctccagcccccaggaaatctttttaaaagcgtttttaaacaaaggaaaacaattaatggttaaaacaaacaagaaagccaaTATGTAATGCTACTGTAGAGCCAGCCTAGCATTCTGGTTAAGATAGGCTTGAGCCAAAACTgatggcatgcacctgtaatcccagcgcttgggagattCAAGCATGAGAATTCCAAGCCTGAGGCCGGCTTGGGTTATATAGTGATTTTGAAGCCTGCCTAGGATATGtaacaagaccctatctcaaaaacaaaagaaaagaaaaaaaagaaaaagaaagaaaacaaataattgtcAAAAAAACACATTAGTCTGAGACTGCTGCTGCCTCTTACTAGTTCACCTGGCTTTAATGAAGAGTCACCAGTTTCTGTATCTATAAGTCTTCGCTCGACAAGGTTATAAGACATGGAGCACGTACTCTATAGGAATGGGTGTGGAAGATTGTTGCTTCTCTGTCCTTGAACCCTAGAATTGTGCCTGTAGTTGTTACTTGTAGAATGAATGAACAGGAGGCCAACTGGACAGTAGGAAACACAAGTTATAAAAACTACTAGTTATAGCCAGgcggtggcagcacacgcctttaatcccagcactcagggcacagaggcagatggatctctatgagttcgaggccagcctgctctacagagtgagttccaggatagccaaggctacagagaaagaaaccctgtctcaaaaacacaaccCGCCTccccataaaaacaaaagctacTAGTTATGGTATTTGTAATGATCTTAGAAAGAACAAGGAGTACAgggatgtttgttttttgtttttcgagacaaggtttctctgtgtaacagccctagaaTGGATGATTCCAGTGGAAACAGCAAATTCTCATACTTAAGGGGCTCTTACGTGGAAGGCAGAGCTATGGAATCCCCTGATCCATACAGGTTCTGGCAGAAGTAACCCTAAAACTGTTTGTTACAGAGCGGAAGGTGATCCGGGTGGATGAAGTGAtagtggaggaagaagaagaagaagaagaaagccaaaAGAATCTTCGGTCTGCAAGAGTAAGCTGACAGCGATTATACAAGTGCAGAAGGATGTGGGACAAGGCTGGAGGGATGATGgtttggctgctcttgcagagggccctaATGCCTGTCGTGGCTCTCTTCTGTATGTAACTTCAAGGGAGctgacatcttcttctggcctccacggccCCCAGGCACGCGtgtagcacacatacatacattcaggcacaaTACCtgtacaaaattaatttttttaaatgtggaataTATTGTTACTCTGGCAGAGTTCAAAACTGGAAGACTGCACTTTACATGTCAGAGAGCTCGTCACTGGAGATACAAGTGTAAAGTGGAGACCAGATAATGAGTGACCCAATATACCAAGCCTGAGTTTCCATTCTGTCAGTTAGGCAATAGTAAGAGCTGTCAATATTTCAAAACTATTCAGAATAaatggaagagggaaaaggaaggaagggacataGTCAGGACAGCCTGAAGTAAATGCCTATTAACAAAAAAGTGGGGATGATTCTGGGGTgagtttataaaggaaaagtgAGCTTGGTTGGCCTAAGAAAGGAGCTAGAGGTGTAAATGCTTTCTAGACTAGACAGCTGTCCAGTGACTGAGGACCCCTGAGAAGGCAGAGCCGCTAGTTAAGGTTCTCAGGAGCACCGTCAGTTGCCTGCCCTGCTGAGTTAAGTAGTTTTCAGGCTGTTGAGGCAAGGCGGGATCTCAGCCTAGAGCCCAGCCTGCTTGAGAGATGAGACAGAGACACTGTGACTCCTGAGTCTTTAGACTAGGGATCATCCAGGTGGGAAGACTGCTGGAGAGCAAGCAGGTGGGGGAACTGCTGGTGGCACTAGAGGGGAAAACTCCCACGGGTGTCCAGGAAGAGAGACAGTGGGGTCAAGTATGAGAGGCCACAGAGAGAATGGGACTCTGTCAGGCACTCCCAGGACTCTGGAAGGTGAGGACACAGGAGTCCCTGGATTGGGCACATGAGGTGCCCTGAGTAATGGCCATAATGGTACTTTAAGGAAAGTAATGGGAGTAAGCCCACCTGACCAGCcagttagtgagctccaggttcaatgagcgAGCCTTTCTCAAACAATAAGGGGAGGAGCACTAGAGGAAAACACCCAGCATCCATCtcacctccacatgtacactcatgtctgagagtgtgtgtgtgtgtgtgtgtgtgtgtgtgtgtgtgtgtgtatacatacaagaTTTCCCTTTAATCTTAGCCCACATCTTCTATTTCAAAGTCCTTAAATTCTGCATATTGTAATTACTGAATTCTCTACAGTGGCCCTTGTGTATTTGGTctgggttttgagacagtctcactgtgtagcccaggttggccttgaactcactgtcctcctgcctcagccttccagtgctgggattcccagCATTGTGCCACTGTGCTCAACTGCAATGGTTCTTCCTATGTGGAGTTTTCCTTTCAAAAGccagttctccttcccctctgtttttatctttcttctctcctttgctaGGCTCTGTGTGACTTCAGGTTTGTTTGATTGTCCCTTCAGGTCAAAAGATGCCCTCCATCTAAGAAGAGAACTCAGTCCACACAAAGAAGGAGCAAAAGGTGATGATTCCCTGAGACAGATGTGCTGGTTGTTTTTGTTGGAGAACTCCATTTAGTGTGGCAGAAGTAGACGCAGAGAGAGCTCTAGGGAATGAAGGGATAGCAGCtggagctacctgatgtgggcactgggaatttgGGTCATAGAATTGCCTACCCAACTCCAGCAGGCCATGTCCTGGCAAAGACATTAGCCAACCTCCCAGAGAGAACCAGTTACTTTCATGGTCCACAGGCTCTTCCATCCATCTTGGAAGTCTTGTGCTGCCACAGGCTATTGGATTCAGTCTGTCTGCACCTCTCTGTGTGGTCTTGTGGAAGTTCTTTACTATGAGGAGCTTCTGTGGCTGTAAATAGATACGAATAGTGCTCCCCTCCCAGGCAACTCAGAGAGTCCCAGAGCGTGGTGGGTGTGGGCAGCATCTGACATGACCATTTGCCTCTATGGCTGCTGCCATCCTTGCACCGTGACTTGAcgcccccccttctcccctcccctcccgtgGCTGTTTCTTCCCTGCAGGTTAAGCCATGATTTTGTGACGCCAGCTATGAGCAGGCTGGAGCCATCTTTGGTGAAACCAACCCCAGGCATGACACCTAGGTTTGATTCCAGGTGAGTACCGAGAGCAGCCCTGGCGTATAAGTGATGCTCCTGAATCTTTGGGCTGAACTTCCCACCAGCGGCCCCTCCCCTGACCCTAATGATGGGGAGCAAGCACTGGTCTTTCATAGCTAGAAGGCCTGTGCTTTTAACCTTCTGACTCTGGTCGGATGGTTTTGGAAGCTGAGTAGTTGCTTATCCCTATATTCTTGGAAAGTTACTGTGAAGGCCAAGGGGTGGTAAGATGGTAGGGTGGTAGCAGGCGCTCTTAGATGTGAGGACGGTGAGTACTCCAAGGGAGGAAGCTCACAGTCAGAGCTGTGTTCCAGGCTGCTTGGGTGTACTGCGTGCTCCTGCTGCTCTCGTGTGGACAGAAATAAGGAAGCAGAGCAGTAACTTCAGGGAGTAGAACAAGGAGGAGTTATCTCAGATGAGGAAGACTTCtcactgttttattaattttgatttttcaaggcaaggtttctgtgtagccctgtctgtcctggaactagctctgtagaccagattgacgtagaactcatagagatctgcctgctttttctgggattaaaggcgtgtgccaccaccgcctgccagCTTTCCATTTTAATTCCTGCTCCGCTGTTTCCAGTCACATCTACTTAACGTCATTGGAAGAAAAACATATCGGGGTTCTGGGTAGAGGAGGATGGTCTCGGGGATTAGTGAGATGTACTGGAGTCACCATCCTTTGACCTTGGAGAGTGCCTCGGGATGGAAGCACTTAGCCACCCCTAGAAGCACAGGAACTGGTGTGGTTCTGGTtctgtggatgggtgggtgatggGCACCCGTACGGAGCTTTGGCCTTCTGTTTGCATGGGTATAAGTTGACTTTTGCTGGATGTATGTTTGATAATTGCAGCCTCCTTTCTCCAGCTGTGTTTAGTCATTACAGCCTGAGAAATGTTTTCCCTAAATTTAGAATTTGCCTTCTTAGAAACGTGTGATTTGAAAACTACAGCTTGAGACCAGATGGGGTTGGAAGAGTTTGTTGTGAGGGTGTCATTATTCAGTCTGCCAAGCTACCTTCACAGAGTTTTCCAACTTTTAGGGTTTTCAAGACCCCAGGCCTGCGCACTCCAGCAGCCAGGGAGCAGATTTACAACATCTCCATCAACGGCAGCCCTCTCGCTGACAGCAAAGAGATCTCCCTCACCGTGCCTGTGGGGGGTGGTGCAGTAAGTAGCCCTGGGAAGCCAGGCCCCAGTATGCTGCACAGCAAAGCCTCTCTTTTTCTAGTTGTGTCCCCACACCTGCTTCAGTGGGTGGGTCCTAGTCACCACACCGCCTCAGCACTCGGAACCCGGTGCTCTCTCTCAGGGTCGGGGCCCAGCTGGGAGGACCTGTGcccagccctgggttccatctgtCCCTCAGCTGTCTTCTGCTGCCCTTGAGAAGCAGCTCAGTGGTGCAGTGGGTGTGGAATGCTGCCGTCTGTGGTGTGGACAGTAAGGGCACAGCAGGGGTCTGGAGACATCATGAAACATGCTGGCCCGGCTTCTCGGTGCTGCAGGGAGCAGTTGCCAGCCTGCATGAGGGGAGGGCAACTGAGTGCAGATTTGATCTGTGTGGCATTGTACTTGTGTAACCCAGCCAGTGGTCCGCTGACAGCATTAACTGTGCCATTGTCCCTGAGTCTTTTAACACACTGGTACCACCCACCTACACTGTCATTTCTCCATCCGAGCTGTCTTCTGTCACCACATGCAGAATATTAAGGGGACCTTGAATACACTGGCTGCTGGTAGAGCTTCCAGTCTAGAACATGCCATCtgaccctttctccctccatacAGAGCTTGCGGTTATTGGCCAGTGACTTGCAGAGGGTTGATATTGCTCAGCTGAATCCAGAGGCCCTAGGGAACATTAAGAAGCTCTCGGTGAGTCCTGGGTTTGTCTGCATGTGGAGGAGCTTGCCCTTGACACTGGCCTTTGTGGGACTTGGCAGAGCACAGCCCAGCTCTCTTGATTGTTCCACTGTCGACActgttcccttttctgtcttgGTTTAAATTCTCAGAGGACTAGCCTGCCTACAGCCCAGTCAGCCATGGTTGGCTGTGGGTGGGAGCTTGGGGTACAGGCATGTCTGCTGGAGGCCCATCTTGTGTACATCAGGAGTGGAACAAGCCCTGAGCTAAGATCCTGAATAAGGACTAAGGTGTCATAGACGCCTGTGACAGTCATTCCCCAGCATCAATGTACTTCACTGTCTCACTTAAGAAATGAGTCTCCCATTAGTCTCTGATCAGTTTACAGTACaaataaagaacagaaggaagagtcACTCGGATCTAGGCCTGGGAAGCTGGAGGGCCGGCTCGGTGATCAGGAgcgcttgctcttgcagagggcccaagttgCCTCCCAGCaaacatggcagttcacagccacctgcaactccagttcctggggatctagtgctctcttctgcctctgtagACACtagacacattcacacacagaaaaataaaaataaatcagtctttAAAAGCAATCCTTGCTTGGGTAGACTAAGAGCTGACTGGACTGGCATGCAAGGCATGTCTTAAAATGATCTCTCTCCTCTTCAGACCCGCCTTGCCCAGATCTGCAGCAGCATACGGACCGGCAAATGAGAAGATGCCAGAGCAGCACAGGTGGCAGCAGGATTGTGGTGGTAGAACACGCACATCTGTCCTCTTCCCCTCATCCTATGGGGTGCTGGATGTCGGGTTTCACCTGCTGACCGTGGAGTGGTGctttctgtctatctctgttTATCAAAGGCCATGTGTTGGTTTGACAGCTCCATGTCTTGCTGCACACCTCTACTTGGATAGGGAACACAAGCCTAGTTGAAGGCTTGGTGTGCCTGGTGCGGAGTGGCTGAGCCGTCTGTGGTTCATGGTCCCACCAAGTCTGTAGACTGGTTGGAGCATTGTCCTGGAGCGCTTACCTGAGGGCCTGTGTGCCTTGTGCCCAGGGCGGGGCAGACCATGCAGAGCAGCGGGTCCTGTGCTCCCTGCCAGTGCAGGTGCCCAGCGCTCTCTGTTAGTCTGTTGCTAATTCAGCCGTCTATAGGCGGAGGTGTTTCAAGTTTTCTCTTCTACTGCTGGGGCTCTTGTACATGTTGTTTCTGAGCAGTGGCATTTCAGCTGATTTGTCCTACTGAGAGATTGCTGTTTTCAATAAatgttggtttgctttggtttttaaatCAGTCCTCAGCCTGCCTGTTGTCTCCAGCTGTGCCACACTCACTCGAGTGGTTTGGGAGCTGTGGCTCCTGGAGTGGGCAGCCCTGGACAGCTGCCTTCTCAGGAGTGT harbors:
- the Cdca8 gene encoding borealin — protein: MAPRKGCSRRSKTNALRSRKLASFLKDFDREVLVRTKQIESDRQNLLKEVENLYNIEILRLPKALREMNWLDYFALGGNKQALEEAATTDVDITEINKLTAEAIKTPLKSVKKRKVIRVDEVIVEEEEEEEESQKNLRSARVKRCPPSKKRTQSTQRRSKRLSHDFVTPAMSRLEPSLVKPTPGMTPRFDSRVFKTPGLRTPAAREQIYNISINGSPLADSKEISLTVPVGGGASLRLLASDLQRVDIAQLNPEALGNIKKLSTRLAQICSSIRTGK